Sequence from the Populus nigra chromosome 17, ddPopNigr1.1, whole genome shotgun sequence genome:
GCATAGAAGTGGCTGGATTTAGTGATCCAGTGACAAATTTAGACTTCTGTTCCCTAACACTAAGTCTGGCTGTTGGCAACAAATGTGGACTGGTCAGAGATGTTTCTTTAGTGGTTTTTCTTTTGCCTTCTAACTAATGTGTACTTGtcatttttttctgtatttacCATACCTATGTCATTGATGTATAGGTTCGCATTTATAACCTGGATGGCAGCTCAGATGAGACTACCTTCCACTTTCTCATAGATACTAAACATGAAGGTAAGTTGTAGGAGGTCCTTCTCTAGAAGCacacaaacttttttttcttcaaacatTAACTTTCTTTGGCAAGAGAGTCCAAATTTGAGATCCAGCTTTACTTTCTGTTTCGAGATGAGTTATGAACTTTCATCCAGACAAAAATAGAATTCCTGCTCGTTATCCAATATCAATTGCAAAAAGAAAGTCATACATGGAATATTGACTAtgctaaaatttcaaatttttgcaATTGGCCTGTTGTTAAAACTGGTTTTAAAATGccagaatttttttcaaaatagtacaTATTGGAAAAAGTTTTcaaattgctaagaatttgaGCAATTGACTTCGTGACATGATGGCTTTCAACTCTGAGAACATAATCTTTTTGTTACCTCATTTGATTTTCCAGCTCGCTAGATTGTAACCACTTTTAGTCACTAATCATATGCAAACTGCTGCAGATAGAAAAATGGCAAGCTTACTTCATCATTTAATTGATTTCAGCCATCTGATATGGAAACTATTACTGAAAAAGCTTTCCATTTTCAGTTAGATAGAAAAGTTCCTCATTTACATGGTCCTTTCACTGCAGACAGTTCATTTCTTGTCACTGGATCATTGATATTGCATTTGTTTTGAGAAAGTATCATTACATCTCTACTTGCTCAAACTAATAGATTTATTACTCGTCTCATAGTTCACACGTTGCCTCAAGGGAAAGGTCCTCCACTTAGAGctgttttttctcttctcaattCTCCTATTCTTGCACTACAGTTTGCTAATTATGGAGCCAAGCTTGCTGTGGGGCTAGAATGTGGTCGTGTGAGTATTGTCTGTCTTGTCATTTGTATtatgttgttttgattgttttcatGCTAAGTTTGTTGACTGGGgcttttagtttctttgttcATATGAATTCTTGTCTTGTATGCTTTCATTTCAGGTGGTTGTACTTGATACGAGTTCATTAGCAGTTTTGTTCTCTACAGAATCTGTATCCAGCTCTTGCTCGCCAGTCATTTCAGTGAATTGGGTTGAATGTATAAATACTTGTAGCCTTGTGAAAAGCCCAAAGCATTCAGATTCTAATATGCCAATCAACCCTATAGAGCAATTCATGTTTTTCCTTACCAAGGATGCAACTCTTTATATGATTGATGGTGGAACCGGTAGCATGATCAGCTCCCATCCATGgcatccaaaaaagaaatcagttGCAATTTCTATGTATGTTATAGGCAAGTATAATCTTAAAGTAGAAGTAAATAagagttttgtttctttgtattTGACTTTCACAAGTAAGttctggaattttatttttatttttttcaacagaTGGCAGTCCTTCTGTACCTGGCTTAACAGATGGAAAGCAGCTGGAGGAGTCTGACCAAAATTTCACAGCCAAAAATGAATCTGAACATACAACAACTTCAACAGGGATTAGTTCACATAATAATGAGCATCACTCTTCAGTTAACACACTAACCAGAGAAAGATTGCTGGattcatttattttgctttgttgTGAGGATTCATTGCACTTATACTCTACAAAGAATGTTATTCAGGTAGCTCCAttgcctttttttgtttttactttcaaCAATGATTTACTCTGTTTGCAGTCCAACTAATATATCTTCCTTAGGGAAACAACAAAACCATTTGTAAAGTGAAACATGCAAAACCTTGCTGTTGGGCTTCAACTTTTAGGAAAGAGGGAAGCATTTGTGGAGTGGTTTTGCTGTTCCAGAGCGGAGTAATAGAAATCAGGTGAAATTCTTATCTTCATAATAATGCAGATTGCTTTCCAGCATTTTCGTACTGCACATCTAAATAGTATTACTAGTAGCAATATTGTTGATATTGCCTATATTTGGACAGATCATTTTCGGGTTTAGAGTTGGTGAAAGAAACCTCCTTAATGTCAGTTCTAAGGTGGAATTTCAAGGCAAACATGGAGAAGATGATGAGTTGTGATAATGGGCAGATTACACTGGTATTATTTgcttctaaaattttgacatcGTCAGAAAATCATCTTTGTACTTGTTTTTTCCATGTTAAACTTATGCATGCCATGTCTACCTTTTTATACTACTGCATACTTTCTTAAACTACTGCTTGTCATGTCAACCTTTTTGAGCCATGGGTGTGTTGTCACTTCAATAAATTACAGTCTAATTGTTCTGCACTCTTCACAACTATTGTGATTATATCTAATGTCGATAATTTTGTAGGCTCATGGGTGTGAATTGGCCTTCATCTCACTATTTTCCGGTGAAAATTGTTTCAGGTATATAATGAAAAAGCATGTTTAACTAATGCCATGCATGTATAGCCAATGCCTGGACAATCGTCGTTGTAAATTTCAGTTGTGCTTATTAGTAGGAAAGCGAACTTCTGACAGACCTGCAATGCTCTTTGTAGGATTCCAGAGTCTCTTCCATGTCTTCATGATAAGGTACTTGCCGCCGCCGCCGATGCTGCCTTTAATTTCTCCTCGAATCAGAAGAAGAAGCAGGTGCAAATTACTACCATCAGTTTCAGATTATAATaagtataattttgtttttgtatcttATCTTATGTTGTTATAGGGTACTAAACCTGGGATTCTGGGTGGCATTGTCAAAGGCTTTAAAGGGGGAAAGGTAGACCACAGTGTGGATATTACTCTGAATCCCAAATCTGATTTTAGTCATCTTGAAGGTGCTTTTTCGAAGCAGCCATTCTCAGATTCATATCAAACTGCAGTAGATAATGAGGAAGTTGTGGAGCTTAACATAGGTTTGTGGACCTTAATATATGTTATTACCCGTGCCTATCTGTACCATAGTCTTTTCTCTCCCATACTAAAAACTGTCCCCGTGCAGATGATATAGAGATAGATGAACCTTCTCTACCCACAGCAACTACTTCATCACAAGATGTGAAGCATATGAAGAGaggtaaatttgatttttccacACGTTATGCAAGTTTTAACTGATGTTGGTCATTTAACACTACAGATTTTGCATTCCAGAGAAGTGGTCGGAAAGGGAGCAATTAGTAGGTGCGACTGATGATATGAAGCCCAAACTTAGGACACCTGAAGAAATTATGGCTAAATACAGAAAAGCAGGGGTAATTTCCTGTGATCAACTTGTCTCCTCCATCTTAACATCTGTTCCAATGGATTTCCTTGTCTGATGTGGTTACTGTGTTCAGGATGCCGCTTCGGTTGCTGCACATGCAAGAAAAAAGCTTGTAGAAAGGCAGGAAAAACTTGAAGTAAGATATTATGGATTTAAGATTTCTGTGAGATTGCTTTGGTATTTGAAATGGATAAAATGGCTTCTACTTTGTTAAAGCTAAACTAACTTGTAGGTTTTGTTGAGTGGAAATgatgagagaaaagagaagatgcCAATTCTTTGTGGCAACAATGAATTGGGAGTTTCCCCTCTCTTGTCACCCTATATTTGCCGCTTTTGTTTGCAGCTAACTGAGAAATTCACTATACAATTTCATTGCTTTATTAATATCCCTGTAGACTACATTGGTTATGTCTCATGGTCAAGTCAGTGAATTTCAGCTTATCCTTCTAGATCTGTTAACTGTGCATAGATTGTCTTGATGACCCCTAAAGATACCTTTTTATCACTCTGCACCAGAGAATCAGTAGGCGCACTGAAGAGCTCCAAAGTGGAGCCGAAGACTTTTCATCAATGGCAAATGAGCTTGTCAAGTTAATGGAAAAACGAAAATGGTGGCAAATATGAAGAAAATAGAAGTCTAGCTTGCTGGCATGGGTTTTGATTGTTTGTACCCTTTTTGTCGTGAGTTTTAGGAGTGCATTTTTTAAATCTCTAATGTATGTTAATTTATCCGACtgcagttaatttttttgtgcaaTATGTAAAACACGGAAGCTCGAgacatttcttattattttcatttgttgtatagaattttttgttttctagaaataaaaagagattgAAAGAGATTGATTCACTGAAACCGATGCTGCCCATTCATTAACTGAGAGAAACCAGAAGGTTTGCTAAACGGGACTGGATTTTTCTCAGCAATGTACCAGCCAGATGCAAGGGTTATGCTATTTGTTGCTGGTTCTACGATTGTGGCCTCTTTATGTTGTTTTACAAGGCAAGGTTCTTGCTGCAAGACAAGCAGGTTCAAATAATAGCATCAATTTTCTCTAGATTGCTTTGTGAAATTGTGATTTGGCTGTGTTACTTAAGGGTTCCAGGtgctgaaaattaaaaattcagggCTAAAAAAGGCTCAAATTATGACTGGAGGCCAGATTTTACTAAATTTGAGGTTTCATTTGAGTTGTGGAGCTTAATATAGGCCATTGGAGCTTAAAGCATGCTAATTATGGTGGGGCTTAATATAGGTATGTGGAGCTTATTACATTAATATACCCAAAAACTCTATTCTCTTCATATTTCCCTCTCAGCTCGTGTTTTCTTCATCGGAATTGATACGGAAACACTGAACCTGCTCATATGGCGACCAAATCATCCAATGAAgttcaaaacaaaaggagaggTAAATCTGAGCTATCGTGTGTCAGCTCGAATGGATTATATTGAACAGTAATCATCTCTAATTTTGCAGAGAAGAGAACTGGAAGGGAAAATTTATTGGGTTACGGCGAGGAAACAAAGCCCAGAAGCAGGAAACTTGGAGAAATCGTAGCCAAGTACAGAAAATCCAAGGTAATGTTGCATCTTGGTTAAAATCAATCAACTCTTATTTCATTGGTAAGGCCAACAGATTTGAATTGATTGTGTTTTTCCGGTTTGGTAAATAATTTCAGGATGCCTCTTCCCTGGCTATGAGTGCAAAGAACAAGCTGGTGCAAAGGCAGGAAAAGCTTGGTGTAAGATTCCAGGGATAGATCTAAACATCTTCTGTTTTCGTTGTTTAATTTCCCTAGATTCATCTCGtgtcataatttatttgatcaaaacTTTCTCCAGATGACCTGCTTAGGCAAATTACCTGTTTATGGATTTCTTCAGCCTTCATACATTCCTTGACAATCACAATTATATTGCTTTCTGAAATTTGATTGTTATACACAAGCAGAGTATTCTTACCACCtgcaatatgattttttattttatttttgtttgtataaTAATTATCAGAAAATCAACAATCAAACTGAAGAGCTGGAAGGTAATTCAGAAGACTATGCATCATTGGCAAATGAACTTCTCAAGAAGATGGAGAAACGAAAATGGTGGCAAATATGATAAAGATAATACAGGCCTGATATGCTAGCTATCTGACactttttttcaggttttcccTTCTGTTTGTTTACCCCTTGTGCATGGTGAGATTTCTCCAAGACACCAGCAGGAGATTATACCTAAAGTATGCTTGCTGGCATGtaattcattataaaattaagaaactgTACTTTGATATGTATGGAGTAATTTTCAACTGTGCTTGCATTTCTATAGATGATTATGGGTTGCACATTATAAAAGCAGCTTTCCTCCAACTTCCCAATCACCAATTCCATGAATAGGACTGGTTCTTCAATGGTCTCTTGGATTCACAGTTAATGttctataattatttcttttcctcCAAACACTATTTCCATGGAAAATTAAACCCGTGACCACTGAAGGCAATGCACCAAAAATTGTCGAAAAGTATCATAGCTAGGCACTGAAGGCAATGCACCAAAAATTGTCTAAAAGTATCATAGCTAGGCTTACGCCACAATACTGAACTTGTACAAATGTAGCATCACAGAGCACTGAAGGCCATCTAGAGTCTAAAAAGAGGATGGGATACCAAAAGTTCAAAAAGAAGAAACGAAGCAGACCTTCAGAAGACCTGGAAACCAACGCCGCGTGTTATTGTCAGCTTCAAGAATGAGTAGAAGTAGAAAGTTGCATCATAAATGTGAACAATGTAACTCATTGAAAATTTGATTCATAGCCTACTCGGAACACTCACTAGGACCAGACATCTCCCACATTGTCCTGAACAAATCATCTGATAGCAAGTCTTTTGCCAACAACATCCCTCAACTCAATTTCACCAGGAAACCGATGCTCCATCAACTTGGAGAAAACCTATGATGAGGAGAACACAAAAGAAAGCATTTTTATTCATACCACATTTGTTCCTGCAAAACATCCTAACAACCTATATGCAGGTATTTAAGGTTATCTCCTCCTAAGTCTAAAATTGCAGTATGATTCATaacataaaaggaaaaggaaatttgGCTCAAGTAAAAAGACAACATGCGGCATTAAAAACAGAAGTGACTTTACCAATTCACCATTGCAAAATACTTCAAAAGCACCAGAACTCTGAAGGAATGATTGGATAAAGTTTCCAAAAAGCCAAGTGCTAGCAATACTTCCGAATCTGTTCGCACGCAACGAATAATACCACGAGGGTGGAGCTGCAAATCCTAACCTTGGAAAAATCTGTTCGCCTGCCAATATTATCCCAATTATTCCAAACTGAACAGCAGGAACTACTTTGCTGAGTAGGCGCTTCGGAAGCGGAGCAGGATGGTTTGCCAAAATAACCTGTATCCCAGGAAATTCTGATTCCAGCATATTTTTCATAGTCACAGCAGTTCCTCTGCCAAAAGAAACACAACTTATCTGTGAACATTAaatgtaagagaaaaaaaaactaggattaAAAACGGTAACCTTACAACCACAAAtcctaaaactaaaaattagatctaattaatattattaatttgttcCCACATGAATGAGAAAATACCTCCCTTTACTctacttttaattatataaaaaaaaaactgtccgcaacaattggaaaaataattatggCAAATAATCTTGATTCTTGATGGTAcacaattatgaaaaataatttataaacaatcACCACCAATGCAAGTTAGACTCAGGATAATTAAAAGTCTATTTGACATAACTtataaaaagtgaattttgaCTTTAAGTCATACTTCAAAgttgtttttcataaataatttatgacaaaaatattttcaaatgacTTTAAGTTTAAGTTAAAAGTAAGTTTGATAGAAATAACTCAAAGCAACTGTtctaaagaatatatatagtgTAAGTTAAAATCTACAAGTCAGaagtaaaattaaatctaaattttataaaaaaatttctaaccaaacatatatataacttttctacgagtaaaaaaaaacttaaatcaatcATATCAAACGGAACCTAAACGATTTCAGTTTAATATAACAATAACAGCAAACAGAAAATGTGGAGAATGGATTAAACCTGTAAGAACAAGAAACACAGAAGTTGATGTTAATAACGTTGCCAAACCCAATATTGCCTAATCCTCCAACAATGGTGCTTGATTTCTGCATCTCATCAAAACATTAAAGAGTatcacaaagaaagaaaacccaCTTCGATTATGTGAAAAGCATAAAGAAACATGAAATTTGAGAAGTTTAAAGACACCTGTTTCGGAAATTGAAGTGGCTGTTGTTGATGAACTTGTTGAGGTTTTGTTTGGAATTGATGGATGTTGTGGTGATCATTTGGAGTTGGTTTTGGAGGTGGTGATGTTGTGAAGAGATTTAGAATGTCTGAGCAAAACAGAAAGATTGGTAAGCCTAGAAGGAGGATTTGAGATCGATCCATTTCTAGCAAGAAAGCAAGGTCAGGGATGATGACGGAATGCTGTAAAGTCTACCGAGCGGCTTTTGACGTCGTTTTTATCTGCGATTTATTTCGAGGAAAACGGGCCAATGCCCACTACTATTCCGATCGAGCCTTAGGGCCCAGTGGCACATTGGAACAACAAGACCATACCCAACCCAGAAATTGACGATAAAAGGTTCATTGAGTTATTGTATAAATTTACAGGTTATAGAGcacatacaaattaattatttttattaaaacgatagcattttgtttttttagtatccAGGTTGGGTTTAAACTAGATCAATTAGATttcttcatattattatttaatttaatttaattaaaaactcggTTTAAAATAGACTTTGAATTTTAAGGTAGCTAGCTTagtattatcttattttagtttGAGAATTTCCCTtgccattaaataaaaaaaataagggaagatTTAGTTCAATATCATGTAAAATAGTTAGattaatattatgtaaaataaacATACATATAGACATATCCAACCTTTGGTATATCTATCtctaattaaagttttatttacaGAATTACCTTAAATTTGAAGCTTGATACAAATATGATAGAATTTTTCCACGCACATATGGAAATGTAGGAGAGGTACTGGTACTGTACCTACGTTGCGCAGCGAgatttgttttcattaaaaatattgtttaggcaaatgtgtttaaaaaaagagggaaaaacaTTTACATCTCGAGTTATTGAttgaacagattttaaaaaatcagttttattttaattaaatgataaaaaaaaaagtaataataagtaatggacaaaattaataaaaaaaaatgataacgataacttgagaaaaaaaatatttttgtaaaacgGGACAAATAACGTAGCTCAATTCCCGGcctattaaatacaaaaaaataaaattggataaaaaagaaagaaaaaaaaaactagattaaaTCAATCCAACTTAGTAAGATAAGCCTGTAACTCGGGAAATGTCTGCCAAATATGTGCCCCAATCATGAGATCGGATAATctattagaaaagaaaacataaaaagtcaaaaagaaaataagtttaaaaaaaaacaatatcaatccgcattaatttttcaaacttgtcATCTAAAGCATTAGACCATAAGcaccttatattaaaaaacaatgaagctcaatttcccaactaattaaatgttgaaagattaacttggaaaaaaatatcaattatacaaaaggataaaaaaatgacaattaaaaaaataaagatcaaaattgaaatacaaaataaattttatttttaattaaatggtgaaattaaaaggaGAAATTAATTGAGCAAAAGGaccaagaaataattaaaagaatgaggatcaaaattgaaaataaaattaaaataattttttgattaaatggtgaaattaaaaagaaaaatcacttaaacaaaaatcctaaaaaaatattcaaaggaAGGACgatcaaattagaaaacataatatatGACAACTtgggattgaatgatgaaattgaaaatatataaaacttctacaaaacaactaagaagaaaaattagaaatcaaaagaataagtacAAAAATGATCAAGTTGAAAGGTCCATTGACGACAAACTAGACAACCACAACCAACACGCATTGCACCACTAGTAAAAGGACATGACAACGCTTCTAATGACATGATGAAAGAGTGTTTTTGGATGTCGAGAGGCGCCGCATGCGCTAAAGAATGCGCCACATACGCCCCtacctttttggtttttttttttatatttgttcaaataccaaattgcaccTAAATTGacatgacaataataataataataataataaaaactattgCGAAAAGATGGAAAAGCCCCTTAACaccatttttaaatttattttgcttttaagagcATTTTGATCGTTTCAttatacttttgtttttttgtcaaatacTAAATTTCTCCTTAactaaattgataatattgaaaaaactattatgaaaatatgaaattgcCCCTTGATgttagttttagatttttttttaatgcaaatggTATTTTAGTCTTTTCACTGTacatttaaaacaagaaaaaacttatttatctgaggttaatttgataataactaGTAGATCTTATGAGAAGATTAAAATAACCTTAAAAGCGAGTGTTAAGGTTTTTTAGATGGAGAagcaaaactataaaattattgttcaagTGAACAATGATTCACTCACGAGTTACAATGAAAATTCCTTTccaattggattttattaatGTTAGCTTAGGAGTTTGCAGTGGTATTATGAGGGGGAAATGCATCATTAAGAGCCCAATTAGTGTTGTGATATTGATTGATTTTcaagtacttttaaaaatatattaaaataatatattttttaatatttaaaatttatttttaatataaatatgtgaaaaaatattaaaaatatgatatttatttttattttctctatctcGATCGCTCTCgccctcttctttctctttgccTAGTCAGTGTTTCATCCTATCCTAATATTACtgatagaaaaacaatcaacaaTTTCTAGaattgaaatatatcaaaaaattgcATATTCCTTAAATGTAATTACATAATTCCTTCAATCATTAAGAAACAATGTAGAGACGTGCACATATATAACACGACAAGCAATTGAGTAGGCAaacaatctttttttcattcaacaAAATCAGGTTTCAAGATAAAGTACTTGAGAGTAGTTTCTAGCCACCTAAATTTGAATAGAAAATACAACCATAtgacaaaaaatattgattaaacCATAAgattattatagaaaaatttaTTGTAATAAGTAATAAAACCCATAACATAGAAAACATCTCAATAAGTTTGATctataaatttgaaattgaagaaatggaaccctaaaatagaagaaatatatggaaaaaaaataattacttgtgGTTTAATTTAGTTGTGGagaaagttgtttttattaaaaacaggTATATGTTGATGTTTAACGTAAGTAAGTGAAGAAAAGTGAGAAAGGAAAGTGTATTTCTTtgctaagaagagaaaaatgtttTCGTagcaaaaatgattattttttaagttttgtggAAACATTTTCCATTGCCCAATTCTCTAAAATTCActagaaaagtttgaaaaattattttaaaaatattattttttatgaaacaaacaaggaaaaaatttgaattattgatgaaatattctgttagtaatttaattttttttgaggtaatttttgttgaaagaaaattaaaattaaaaaaaaagttaagggaTTTTAATTATCAATAGAATTACtgacaattttttatatataaaaaatagatttttgatttttaaaattaaaaatatatgtttttaattttttaaatatttttttatggaattagtGATGAAGATTTGTttcctatttttattattaattagggACGGAATCTTTTAGTCACCAATCCATCGATAACTCTATGAGTAAGTAGtgatgaattgttttaatatctaattcatttggtaattagaaatatttatgTCACTAATTTATGTCTTTATAACCAACTTTTCTCGAGACAAAATTgagatcattttaaaaaagtgaatatATATAACTCATTTAATAATTATCTGCCAAAATATTCTGGCAACGAATTTAGGtcattaaaaccaaaaaacaaattgaagagatttttaattatcaatagaattaccaaaaaaatcattttaaaaaaatagattactaaattttgaaattaatttttttctaattttaaatactttgtttttcaaGCAATATGAAAGTCCAAAAACATCTTAATGACACTTTTCTCGTCTAGATAAATACTTTGATATTAAGTGCCAATGAAATTAGACCATctaatttctctctttcatcatttttcaacgatttctttttctctcttaagCTCAAGGgctaaaatgtaaataaaataaaaatttgaactaaagtatttaattttcaaactaaaaggaCCAAAAAGGATTTTTGAAAAACCCCTAAGCCAGCAAAATCAAGCAAAAAGGcaatgaaactattttttttacaaaaaaaactcacaCCCTTTTAAAGGGTGAAACTAGTGTCGTTCGTAGTTCGTAGTTGTCTTTCCCAATAAGTGtgctttttgaaaatcaaatttgtatTCTTATTTTTACAGGGATATATCAGTATCTTAACTACTAGATAACACTTCATTGATATAAGTAAGTAATGTTAAACATTAATAAAGTAGGATAAGAAAAAATTCCAAGGATTTCATAAAACTTGTAAATGAATTCCATTTTAAGACTCTACAAACttcatttttgaaattttttattgttatattttacttgatatttaacattatttttttatatgtatttactCTAAAAACTACAAAATCGTAATAGTATTCCAAGTTCGTTGCTATTTTATTGACAGTGATATAGTATTTAGTAAATACTGTTTTTGTAAATTCTTACATTCTTGATttccaaatatttattacttttaaaatataaatataaaaattacccTCCAACTATATACACGATCTCAATTTTATCACCAAATATATCTTATATCAATCTTACTCTCAAACTTGAAAACTTTTCAATTCAgaatttacatttatttttaaggctTTTTACATATTTCCATTCAAATtatactcttttttcttttttagaaatgaTGTGATTTTATAGAGAATCTAACTGTTTTAGTTAAGTGATTCTAATAGAAAGGAtgaagttgatataaaaaatagttgatatacaaaattaatattattctaataataTGGAGAAATATtcgatgttttttcttttaaaaatagtgATGGCagtggaggttttttttttttttttaataataaagtcTAGTATCAATTATTGTACTAAAGAAAGCTCCAAAACCATTCGAACATGATTGCATCCTTTAGACTATAATGGATATATAACCTTTGGTCCGTATTTCTTTTTGAGAAAGACAACAGCAATGTTTggaaatacaattaaaaaaaattaaatatttgtttaaaattatttttttattttttaaaatcatttgaatgtgctggtttgaaaatatattttaaaaaataaaaaaatattattttaatatatttttaaataaaaaatattttaaattataatcacCACCAAATTCTTACACATCCATTGTTCAATTATTGCATATATAAAATGAAGCACGATGATGGCATGGGAGGGATCTAGATCTTTTCTTTCATAGTGCCTCCGTGTCCCCATCCAATTTCAGTGCACAAAGTAGGAAAGTTTACTTTTCAACTCACGTTTGACACATGCTTCTCATCATAAGGCCTTCAATGTTGTCACAGCTGGCGATCAATAAGGCCTTTGTCAACTCACGTTTGATGAAGGTTAATTtaggccttttcttttttaaaaaataaagttaaaataatataatttta
This genomic interval carries:
- the LOC133677155 gene encoding uncharacterized protein LOC133677155; protein product: MATKSSNEVQNKRREKRTGRENLLGYGEETKPRSRKLGEIVAKYRKSKDASSLAMSAKNKLVQRQEKLGKINNQTEELEGNSEDYASLANELLKKMEKRKWWQI
- the LOC133677154 gene encoding selT-like protein, coding for MDRSQILLLGLPIFLFCSDILNLFTTSPPPKPTPNDHHNIHQFQTKPQQVHQQQPLQFPKQKSSTIVGGLGNIGFGNVININFCVSCSYRGTAVTMKNMLESEFPGIQVILANHPAPLPKRLLSKVVPAVQFGIIGIILAGEQIFPRLGFAAPPSWYYSLRANRFGSIASTWLFGNFIQSFLQSSGAFEVFCNGELVFSKLMEHRFPGEIELRDVVGKRLAIR